The following proteins are co-located in the Silene latifolia isolate original U9 population chromosome 1, ASM4854445v1, whole genome shotgun sequence genome:
- the LOC141601121 gene encoding uncharacterized protein LOC141601121 → MNNPTLATSQPFLLFHAIQVLNSSFINTLFFTNFPNHSPPFISSPAHLHLFCFILLFSLRLTSSGSSLRWQPNQRNYLWGSSAEYHMVPLIAWDKVTLPKYEGGLGIKEAELWNTATVAKLVNWIYGKADRLWIRWVNQIYIKNRVWHTYYPPNDVSWAWKCICRVKEIMKPAYIDDQWSEDPKGYSIRSGYEWLRPKQALQSWKNFVWNKWNYPKHAMISWITMNNGLKVKYKLYQFGCCLIIDVAVETQSHLFFECSYSRQVIAAVETCCGFKVDVSMSAPPNGIVPKPALKQDVHSLI, encoded by the exons ATGAACAATCCAACTCTTGCCACATCTCAGCCGTTCCTTCTGTTTCATGCAATCCAGGTCCTCAATTCCTCTTTCATTAACACACTTTTTTTCACAAACTTCCCGAATCATTCTCCTCCATTCATTTCATCTCCAGCACACTTACACCTTTTCTGTTTCATTCTCCTTTTTTCTCTCCGTCTCACTTCTTCTGGATCCTCACTCAGATGGCAACCTAATCAAAG AAATTATTTATGGGGAAGCAGTGCTGAATATCACATGGTTCCTCTCATAGCCTGGGACAAGGTTACACTACCAAAATATGAAGGAGGTTTAGGCATTAAGGAGGCTGAACTTTGGAATACAGCCACTGTTGCAAAACTGGTGAATTGGATTTATGGCAAAGCTGATAGGTTATGGATCAGATGGGTTAATCAGATTTACATCAAGAATAGGGTCTGGCATACATACTATCCACCAAATGATGTGTCCTGGGCATGGAAGTGTATATGTAGAGTAAAAGAGATCATGAAGCCAGCTTACATTGATGACCAATGGTCTGAGGATCCTAAGGGATACTCAATTAGAAGTGGCTATGAATGGTTGAGACCTAAACAAGCCTTACAGAGTTGGAAAAATTTTGTTTGGAACAAATGGAACTACCCCAAACATGCTATGATCAGCTGGATTACCATGAATAATGGTTTGAAGGTTAAGTATAAACTGTACCAGTTTGGTTGCTGCCTGATAATAGATGTTGCTGTTGAAACTCAAAGTCATCTCTTCTTTGAGTGTTCATATAGTAGACAAGTCATTGCTGCAGTAGAGACCTGCTGTGGATTTAAGGTTGATGTAAGCATGTCTGCACCACCTAATGGTATCGTTCCCAAGCCTGCTTTGAAGCAGGATGTGCATTCACTTATCTGA